Proteins co-encoded in one Epinephelus moara isolate mb chromosome 13, YSFRI_EMoa_1.0, whole genome shotgun sequence genomic window:
- the cbx7b gene encoding chromobox protein homolog 7 yields the protein MELSAIGEQVFAVESIVKKRVRKGNVEYLLKWKGWPPKYSTWEPEEHILDQRLVQAYEEKEQRERTLGHRRKGSKAKRLILQDTVYTMDLRSAHKTPEQPQPRLRLSLTRSLLPEDEDESYSTLDPRPQLEHRKSKPRRSQFTCLDSNPPSPTQEDWGEDEDEEEDNVESEEYREEEEEEEKEEALKMTTEKSGGTLNGQERTVEWSSAVGPDEVTASEKPGNVWRPVICPGEVTVTDVTLNSLTVTFRESRVAKGFFRDWGLEV from the exons ATGGAGCTGTCAGCGATTGGAGAGCAAGTGTTCGCTGTGGAATCAATCGTCAAGAAAAGAGTTAGAAAG GGGAATGTGGAGTATCTGTTGAAATGGAAAGGATGGCCTCCAAA GTATAGCACATGGGAACCTGAGGAACACATTTTGGATCAGCGCTTGGTGCAGGCCTATGAAGAGAA agagcagagagagagaacattGGGGCACAGGAGAAAGGGATCCAAGGCCAAAAGACTTATTCTGCAG GACACTGTCTACACCATGGATCTCCGCAGTGCTCACAAGACTCCAGAGCAACCTCAGCCGCGCTTGCGTCTCTCCCTGACACGCTCTCTGCTCCCTGAGGACGAGGATGAGTCGTACAGCACCCTGGACCCACGACCACAACTGGAACATCGGAAGAGCAAACCCAGGAGGTCACAGTTCACGTGCCTTGACTCAAACCCTCCAAGTCCCACACAAGAGGACTGGggagaagatgaagatgaggaggaggataatGTAGAAAGTGAAGAGtatagagaggaggaggaggaagaggagaaagaggaggctCTGAAGATGACAACAGAGAAGAGCGGTGGCACTTTAAATG GACAGGAGAGGACAGTCGAGTGGAGCTCCGCCGTCGGACCAGACGAGGTCACTGCATCAGAGAAGCCGGGCAACGTCTGGAGGCCTGTCATCTGTCCAGGGGAGGTGACAGTCACAGATGTCACCCTCAACTCCCTCACAGTGACATTCCGAGAGTCAAGAGTGGCCAAAGGCTTCTTCAGAGACTGGGGCCTGGaggtgtga
- the josd1 gene encoding josephin-1 produces the protein MGSAPYPAGEWKGKGRGGLQELGCMRWKVGKQKGGGGGGDVVVGAEERRCRDPTDSQQQQQQQQQQDLSSSSSSLTPPLPPQPSPTPPAIYHEKQRRELCALHALNNVFQDGTAFSRDTLQEIYQRLSPSTLVTPHKKSMLGNGNYDVNVIMAALQTRGFEAVWWDKRRDVGSIELSNVTGFILNVPSNLRWGPLRLPLKRQHWIGVREVGGVYYNLDSKLRSPQPIGNSDELRKFLRQQLRGKNCELLLVVSEEVEAHQTWRSDG, from the exons ATGGGAAGCGCTCCGTATCCAGCCGGCGAGTGGAAGGGGAAGGGGCGAGGCGGCCTGCAAGAGCTGGGCTGCATGCGCTGGAAGGTCGGCAAGCAGaaaggaggaggcggaggaggggATGTGGTGGTcggagcggaggagaggaggtgcagGGATCCCACGGactctcagcagcagcagcagcagcagcagcaacaggatctctcatcctcctcttcctccctaaCCCCTCCACTGCCTCCTCAACCATCTCCGACACCTCCGGCCATTTATCATGAGAAGCAGCGGAGGGAGCTGTGCGCCCTGCACGCGCTCAACAACGTCTTCCAGGATGGGACGGCCTTCAGTAGAGACACCCTGCAGGAGATATACCAGAG GCTTTCTCCCAGCACTCTGGTGACACCTCACAAGAAGAGCATGCTGGGAAATGGGAACTATGATGTAAATGTCATTATGGCAGCCCTGCAGACCCGAGGGTTTGAGGCAGTTTGGTGGGATAAAAGAAG GGATGTAGGCAGCATCGAGCTGTCCAACGTGACAGGCTTTATTCTGAACGTGCCATCCAACCTGCGCTGGGGGCCTCTCCGTCTGCCGCTCAAACGCCAGCACTGGATCGGCGTCAGAGAGGTAGGGGGAGTGTACTACAACTTGGACTCTAAGCTGCGCAGCCCCCAACCCATCGGCAACTCGGATGAGCTCAG GAAGTTTCTCCGCCAGCAGCTGCGAGGGAAGAACTGTGAACTCTTATTGGTCGTCTCAGAGGAAGTGGAGGCACATCAAACATGGCGGTCTGATGGCTAA